A window of the Isosphaera pallida ATCC 43644 genome harbors these coding sequences:
- a CDS encoding transglutaminase-like domain-containing protein — translation MSRHPAGFLANATGTPPSPRRPSALGWATWCLTAVATFGAEAAIAEPDAPSWLTPTKVTTALVAMTIPFLWITRRVGSDIDWELVHNQKPWQTRFTRSPQTNSSSGSGVGGTAAAWFVALAVLPLLGDLLAARIQSRGIMLEIGAIAALRNLGLALTGLAAWSLCRDAAALVSLFLALVAASLGEGAWIPPFLGAYAAIGSIWLTLAYWRQLRLASHAMKLKGRGGAGREGGRRPPVSSLVAVGAMLLALAVGLAMGPRGPAGVLFELVASSGGTGAMDEDARSGVNDGPNEVEGTESAQSTGFTQSEVYLESKQDSLYDVFNELYGKPYVPKHREMMMSLDSDKVRETDSEPRENLKGGREFPLTRRKPTRSRLTDRPAEALFHLVGPIPAHVRQTAYDRFDGLTWSRSFDQTSPSPIYQVEGGPWFETVVENQPFLAGTVKHEFKIGNLKSRVVPSPGPLVAFRVGSLNRSDFFEGDLQGLVGMVRTIPPGTVVETVSYTFDPRELRRFAVPLPSHPVLRRHLELPGRPFETILDPAASTKGRSTTVLATTSQEQGAALESPGLDPRIAALAREWTRGTPRGWIQVERIVEGLQSHCRLDWEATLPDDCNDAVSHFLFESRAGPDSWFASAAAVMLRQLNYPARVVGGYYADPAHYDLRERRVSVTELDAHVWVEVLVGQRTWVTVEPTPGYQIAPPRLDLWRMARDGFFAALALANRHRLELGLGLILAALLAASRAMWLDGVRILIWRARLIEAIRRRDGRRAVWATVRLIDGRLKAAGLERPVGVTPSRWFAGVVAANPELLADLDPVQRARLERLPSLIRSALFDPRADCLGRTAAEIEAIVAVCEAAQHVFARSALNDLEAIPRRLRPRWSSSGGNASRRQILRVFSAPPLFSRGPSGPNVVRTA, via the coding sequence CGACTGGGAACTGGTCCACAACCAAAAGCCCTGGCAAACCCGGTTCACCCGTTCCCCTCAGACCAACTCGTCATCGGGTTCGGGAGTGGGCGGGACCGCGGCCGCGTGGTTTGTGGCGCTCGCGGTTCTGCCCCTGCTTGGCGACTTGCTCGCGGCCCGGATTCAGAGTCGGGGCATCATGCTGGAAATAGGGGCGATTGCCGCTCTACGCAACCTGGGACTGGCATTGACCGGGCTGGCAGCCTGGTCGCTTTGTCGGGATGCCGCGGCCTTGGTGAGTTTGTTCCTAGCGCTGGTGGCGGCCTCGCTGGGCGAGGGAGCGTGGATTCCTCCGTTCCTAGGAGCTTACGCGGCGATTGGTTCGATCTGGTTGACGCTGGCCTACTGGCGGCAGTTGCGGTTGGCTTCGCACGCCATGAAACTCAAGGGACGAGGCGGCGCTGGACGCGAAGGCGGACGGCGTCCACCGGTCTCCTCGCTGGTGGCCGTCGGGGCGATGCTGCTGGCCCTCGCCGTGGGCCTGGCAATGGGACCACGCGGGCCGGCAGGCGTCTTGTTCGAGTTGGTGGCCAGTTCAGGGGGCACCGGCGCGATGGACGAGGACGCCCGCTCCGGCGTCAACGACGGTCCCAACGAGGTCGAAGGTACCGAGTCGGCCCAATCCACCGGCTTCACCCAAAGCGAAGTCTATCTCGAATCCAAACAGGACAGTCTCTATGACGTGTTCAACGAACTTTATGGAAAGCCATACGTCCCTAAACATCGTGAAATGATGATGTCGTTGGATTCGGACAAGGTTCGTGAGACCGACTCCGAGCCTCGGGAAAATCTCAAAGGGGGCCGCGAGTTTCCGCTGACCCGACGCAAGCCGACGCGAAGTCGCTTGACCGACCGTCCCGCTGAGGCGCTGTTCCACCTGGTTGGTCCCATTCCTGCCCATGTGCGTCAAACCGCCTACGACCGCTTCGACGGCCTGACCTGGAGTCGTTCGTTCGACCAGACCTCTCCTTCGCCGATTTATCAGGTTGAGGGGGGACCGTGGTTCGAGACCGTCGTGGAGAATCAACCATTTCTGGCTGGAACGGTCAAGCATGAGTTCAAGATTGGCAACCTCAAGAGCCGGGTGGTGCCCTCCCCTGGGCCGCTGGTGGCGTTTCGGGTGGGCAGTCTGAATCGGTCCGACTTCTTCGAGGGGGACCTGCAGGGGTTGGTCGGAATGGTCCGCACAATTCCTCCGGGAACCGTGGTGGAAACGGTGAGCTACACCTTCGACCCCCGGGAATTGCGCCGCTTTGCTGTGCCCCTGCCCTCCCACCCGGTGTTGCGTCGCCACCTTGAACTGCCGGGGCGTCCCTTCGAGACGATCCTCGACCCGGCGGCCTCCACGAAAGGTCGATCCACAACGGTGTTAGCGACGACGTCGCAGGAGCAGGGGGCGGCGTTGGAATCGCCCGGACTCGATCCTCGGATCGCCGCATTGGCCCGCGAGTGGACCCGGGGGACACCCCGAGGCTGGATTCAGGTGGAACGGATCGTAGAGGGTTTGCAATCCCATTGCCGTTTGGATTGGGAGGCGACCCTGCCCGACGATTGCAACGACGCCGTGTCGCACTTTCTCTTCGAATCCCGCGCCGGTCCCGACAGTTGGTTTGCTTCGGCGGCGGCGGTGATGCTCAGGCAGTTGAACTATCCCGCGCGGGTGGTGGGGGGCTATTACGCTGACCCGGCCCATTACGACCTCCGGGAGCGCCGGGTCTCAGTCACCGAGTTGGACGCCCATGTATGGGTTGAAGTGCTGGTGGGGCAGCGAACCTGGGTGACCGTCGAGCCGACTCCCGGTTACCAAATCGCGCCGCCTCGGCTAGACCTTTGGAGGATGGCGCGGGATGGCTTCTTCGCGGCGTTGGCCTTGGCCAATCGTCATCGTCTGGAGCTGGGTTTGGGATTGATCCTGGCAGCGTTGTTGGCGGCGAGTCGGGCGATGTGGCTGGATGGCGTGCGTATCCTGATTTGGCGCGCGCGTCTCATCGAGGCGATCCGACGGCGTGATGGGCGTCGGGCGGTTTGGGCCACGGTGCGATTGATTGACGGACGGTTGAAGGCCGCCGGTTTGGAACGTCCCGTCGGCGTGACCCCCTCGCGTTGGTTCGCTGGGGTGGTGGCCGCCAACCCCGAATTGCTCGCCGACCTGGACCCGGTCCAGCGGGCGCGTCTGGAACGGTTGCCGTCGTTGATTCGCTCAGCTCTCTTCGACCCACGAGCCGATTGCTTGGGACGAACCGCCGCGGAGATCGAGGCGATCGTGGCGGTTTGCGAGGCGGCACAGCACGTCTTCGCACGCTCAGCCCTCAACGATCTGGAGGCAATCCCCCGCCGCCTGCGGCCGCGCTGGTCGAGTTCGGGAGGGAATGCGTCTCGTCGGCAGATTCTCCGCGTCTTCTCGGCTCCACCGCTGTTTTCAAGAGGCCCAAGTGGCCCCAATGTCGTTCGAACCGCGTAG
- a CDS encoding AAA family ATPase: MTPPTDSSTASPVSSHAVEPSAAEARRHPHPELARLRDMLNQALRGKAEVVEQTITCLLARGHLLLEDLPGLGKTTLAKALARGIGGKFARVQCTPDLLPGDITGFRMYNQKTQEFEFLPGPVFADVLLADEINRATPRTQSALLEAMAEHQTTIDNVRHRLSDTFFVIATQNPIEQHGTYPLPEAQLDRFAMKLSIGAPGRESELELLAAGIGSLGPSATFRDEDPPVLSPGDLARLQRQVAEVAVARPVREYLVDLAAAVRAHRLATLGLSPRGVLIWQRLAQARAFLEERDFVTPDDIQDVAVPTLAVRLNLDLETTDRLAGEIFEMVAVPRDITNVVEA; encoded by the coding sequence GTGACGCCCCCGACCGATTCCTCCACCGCTTCTCCGGTCTCGTCCCACGCCGTCGAGCCGTCTGCCGCCGAGGCACGCCGTCACCCTCACCCCGAGTTGGCTCGGCTGCGCGACATGCTCAACCAAGCGCTACGGGGCAAAGCGGAGGTGGTCGAGCAGACGATCACCTGTCTGTTAGCCCGTGGTCATTTGTTGTTGGAGGATCTGCCGGGTCTGGGCAAGACGACCTTGGCCAAAGCCCTCGCGCGGGGCATTGGCGGCAAGTTCGCCCGGGTGCAATGCACCCCCGACCTGCTCCCCGGCGACATCACGGGCTTTCGGATGTACAACCAAAAAACCCAGGAGTTCGAGTTCCTCCCCGGCCCGGTCTTTGCAGACGTGTTGCTGGCCGACGAAATCAATCGAGCCACCCCACGCACCCAAAGCGCGCTACTGGAGGCGATGGCGGAACACCAAACGACCATCGACAATGTCAGGCATCGGTTGTCGGACACCTTCTTTGTGATCGCCACCCAAAACCCAATCGAACAGCACGGCACCTATCCGCTTCCCGAAGCGCAGCTGGATCGGTTCGCCATGAAGCTGAGCATCGGCGCGCCGGGTCGGGAGTCGGAGTTGGAACTGCTGGCCGCGGGGATCGGCTCGTTGGGACCTTCAGCGACCTTTCGAGACGAGGACCCCCCCGTGTTGTCACCCGGCGACCTTGCCCGCTTGCAGCGTCAGGTGGCCGAGGTGGCGGTGGCCCGCCCGGTGCGGGAATATCTGGTCGATCTGGCCGCGGCGGTGCGCGCTCACCGCTTGGCCACGCTGGGCCTGTCGCCCCGCGGGGTGCTGATCTGGCAACGTCTGGCCCAGGCGCGGGCCTTTCTCGAAGAGCGTGACTTCGTCACCCCCGACGATATTCAGGATGTGGCGGTTCCAACCTTGGCCGTTCGCCTCAACCTGGACCTGGAAACGACCGATCGTCTCGCCGGCGAGATCTTTGAAATGGTCGCGGTGCCGCGCGACATCACGAACGTCGTCGAAGCCTAA
- a CDS encoding response regulator — MTDLDTAVLPGKRRVLIADDLPDLWPIYRHHLNGLWVEAEFVADGLSAVRTALEKPFDLVLMDLVMPGLNGTEAADQLRRQGFTKPIVAVTAFGDLLVTETGIRDATTDGFAAVILKPIAGDQLRAVVSKLLPSTTWPPEMLEPSSTETLAHRRTLLTYLVDLPDSSNIIADAFARHVAEPVRAMSRQVAGLAETFGMEDLAREAAILGRVVGHGQWDKAHFHLQSLRSLAQSELAQLR; from the coding sequence ATGACCGATCTTGACACCGCGGTTCTTCCTGGCAAACGCCGGGTGTTGATCGCCGACGACCTACCCGATCTTTGGCCGATTTATCGTCATCACCTCAATGGTCTTTGGGTTGAGGCCGAATTTGTGGCTGACGGCCTGTCCGCCGTCCGCACTGCGTTGGAAAAGCCGTTTGATCTGGTTCTGATGGACCTGGTCATGCCGGGCCTCAATGGTACGGAAGCTGCCGATCAACTTCGCCGCCAAGGATTCACCAAACCCATCGTGGCCGTGACCGCCTTCGGCGATCTTCTCGTCACCGAAACCGGAATCAGGGACGCGACCACGGATGGATTCGCGGCGGTGATCCTTAAACCAATCGCCGGCGACCAACTTCGCGCCGTGGTGTCTAAGCTGTTGCCGTCCACGACCTGGCCACCCGAAATGCTGGAACCCTCCTCTACAGAAACCTTGGCCCATCGCCGCACGTTGCTCACCTATCTGGTCGATCTGCCCGACTCCTCCAACATCATCGCCGACGCCTTCGCCCGCCACGTCGCCGAACCGGTTCGCGCGATGAGTCGCCAGGTCGCCGGTCTCGCCGAAACCTTCGGCATGGAGGATCTAGCCCGCGAAGCGGCCATCTTGGGTCGCGTGGTGGGACACGGCCAATGGGACAAGGCTCACTTTCACCTCCAGTCGCTTCGCTCGTTGGCTCAGTCCGAATTGGCCCAACTGCGCTGA